One genomic segment of Sorex araneus isolate mSorAra2 chromosome X, mSorAra2.pri, whole genome shotgun sequence includes these proteins:
- the LOC129399782 gene encoding uncharacterized protein CXorf49 homolog: MSSPEDEDQAEVTLRGGNVGPRAEETLRFLRTGPRAPGAPGLGLGRTVPPRGRTERGFQGPGAPGCGSQLMSVGEAVLCDPEGLLGTSGLRGDAGRHEERPDLMALMPVFPEEAEAAREPLVLYQGPRDVRRNPSPVSCWDENSARWQGLNSVVCARPPFPPDLIEVHPPAANSRSLSGPQGGRDGRLARRGTRGRLHVPKALLQRAPSAEGLAKVDSDLDSPDDFSEVQRAREGRGAAKAGASRERGPSGTLNPESSRDTPRRTKFPGRENLFYMRGSMPPSPPRRVPIAVERQAAGGREASPGKKWLNVVVPKGRGKPSYPAVPLDSSLPLGTSRSAIQEKKSLGGPSKSSLGRSGPSWAQRTSTATPEPATFPPIPGAKTLGRSERHSLLPVPSKQSKHNWASGKKAVAKKPRECEQGAPDDDTKRETSPKSQVQTSRPKHSGQGMRFAEGSGGSLSTRAQRAPGDSQALVLSQGDISIRQPVRSGHQEQPEYSPGPESLPQSPGGTDCPRAEGRFLCGRSNVRFPGDTDKLVALNSA; the protein is encoded by the exons ATGAGTTCCCCGGAAGATGAGGACCAAGCTGAGGTGACACTGCGTGGAGGGAACGTGGGCCCCAGGGCTGAGGAGACGCTCAGGTTTTTGAGAacaggccccagagccccaggcgCACCCGGCCTAGGCCTGGGCCGCACGGTGCCCCCCAGAGGCCGCACTGAGCGGGGCTtccagggccccggggctcccGGCTGCGGGTCCCAACTGATGTCCGTGGGGGAGGCGGTGCTGTGTGACCCGGAAGGCCTTCTCGGCACCTCTGGCCTCCGTGGCGATGCCGGCAGGCACGAGGAGCGGCCTGACCTGATGGCCCTCATGCCCGTGTTCCCCGAGGAGGCCGAGGCGGCCCGGGAGCCGCTGGTGCTCTACCAGGGGCCACGGGATGTCCGCAGAAACCCATCCCCAGTGAGCTGCTGGGATGAGAACTCCGCCCGTTGGCAGGGGCTCAATTCAGTGGTCTGCGCTAGGCCCCCGTTCCCTCCCGATCTCATAGAAGTGCATCCGCCTGCTGCCAACTCTCGCAGCCTCAGTGGGCCCCAGGGAGGCCGAGACGGGAGGCTGGCCAGGAGAGGCACCAGGGGCCGCTTGCACGTGCCTAAGGCCCTTCTGCAGCGGGCCCCTTCTGCGGAAGGCCTGGCCAAGGTGGATTCTGACCTGGACTCGCCAGATGACTTCAGTGAGGTCCAgagggcgagggaagggagaggggccgCCAAGGCAGGGGCCTCCAGGGAAAGGGGCCCAAGCGGCACCCTGAACCCGGAGAGTTCTAGAGATACGCCCAGACGCACCAAGTTCCCTGGTCGGGAGAACTTGTTTTACATGCGAGGATCCATGCCTCCGTCCCCCCCGCGAAGAGTCCCCATAGCTGTggagaggcaggctgcaggaggTCGGGAAGCCTCTCCTGGCAAGAAGTGGCTTAATGTGGTTGTGCCGAAGGGACGGGGCAAGCCCAGCTACCCTGCAGTGCCCCTAGATAGCAGCCTGCCCCTAGGCACTTCTAGGAGTGCGATCCAAGAGAAGAAATCCCTTGGGGGTCCCTCCAAATCGTCCCTGGGGAGATCCGgtccttcctgggcacagagaaCGTCAACAGCCACGCCGGAGCCCGCCACATTCCCACCAATTCCTGGTGCCAAAACGCTGGGGAGGTCCGAGCGCCATTCCTTGCTGCCTGTGCCAAGCAAGCAGTCTAAGCACAATTGGGCCAGTGGCAAGAAAGCTGTGGCCAAGAAGCCAAGGGAGTGCGAGCAGGGGGCCCCAGATGATGACACGAAGAGAGAGACATCTCCCAAGAGCCAG GTCCAGACGAGCAGGCCAAAGCATTCTGGCCAGGGCATGCGTTTTGCAGAAGGCAGCGGCGGCAGCCTCAGCACTAGAGCCCAGCGAGCTCCAGGCGACTCTCAGGCCTTGGTTTTGAGCCAAGGAGACATCAGTATCAGACAACCTGTTCGCTCAG GGCACCAGGAACAACCTGAGTATTCCCCAGGACCAGAATCTCTGCCCCAGTCCCCTGGAGGAACGGACTGCCCTCGG GCTGAAGGACGGTTTTTGTGCGGAAGAAGCAACGTTCGGTTCCCTGGAGATACAGACAAGCTGGTCGCTCTCAATTCTGCCTAA